CAAGCGCCGGAAGTGGTTTTGAAATTATCTGATATGATGCGTTACATGTTGTATGAATGTAATGAACCAATGGTGACGATCGAACAGGAAATGAAATATATTCGAAATTATATTGAATTGGAAAAACTCAGATATTCGGCGAATTCAGAAATTCAATTGGACGTCGACGAACAACTTTCTAAATACAAAATTGCTCCACTTCTGTTGATCCCATTTGTTGAAAACAGTTTTAAGCATGGAATGCAAAACACTATTGACCAGGCTTTCATTCAAATTCAAGCTAAACTTGTAGGCAACGAGTTATTTTTTGCCGTTCATAATTCTAAACCTCAGTCAGCTCCGGATCAGGCACGGCCAAAAACTGTAGGGGGTGTTGGCTTGGTCAATGCAAAACGAAGATTAGAACTTATTTATCCCATGCGTTATGTCCTGGATATTCAGGATATGCCCGATACTTTCAAAGTTGATTTGCGAATTGATTTAAATACTTATTCAAATGATACGAACACTCATTATTGATGACGAACCACTGGCAGTAGAAATTCTGGAGACCTATGTAAAACAGATTCCAGAGCTTCAGCTCCATGGCAAATGTTATAATGCCATTGATGCCAACCGGCTAATACAAACGGAAGCCGTAGATCTCATTTTTGCAGATATTCAAATGCCGCAAATGACGGGAATTGAATTGATGCGAAGCCTCGCAAATCCTCCGTTGGTCATATTTACAACCGCATATCCCGAGTTTGCCGTTGAAGGATTTGAATTGAATGCAGTAGACTATTTGCTCAAACCTATTGCATTTGACCGCTTTTTAAAGTCCGTCAATAAAGCTATGTCAAAATTGGGCTCTTTAGAAAAGAAAAATGATAAGGACCTGGAAAGGCAGGATTTTATTTTTGTAAAGGCGGACAAAAAGTTGGTCAAATTGCAGTACGATGAAATCCTTTTCATTGAAGGACTTAAAGATTATGTCATCATCTATACCGACAATAGTCGCATAGTCACTTTACAAACCATGAAATCCCTGGAAGAAAAATTGCCCGAGCAATTTTTTGTAAGAGTACACAGATCTTACATTGTAAATCTCGAAAAGATCAATTCTATACATTCAGATGACATTGAGATGATCGTCAAAGGACAAGCCAAACAAATTCCGATCGGAAACAACTATGCTGATCACTTTAACAAAATTATCAGCAAGAAAAGGATTTAAGTTTTCCCAACTTATTAAAAATAAACAAGCCCCTTAACGGGGCTTATTTATTCTAACAATTTAGATTAAACTGGTTATATAAAAAACAGGGACTATCTAATGATTTCTACTTTTTTGGTGATGGGGCCTAAAATGGTTTCTGCCTTTAACAGGTATAAACCATTTTGAATTCCATCAAGTTCGATTTGATTGTGTTTCGCATCGGGATTTTCAATCAATTTTATGACATTTCCTGACAATGAATACAGTGCAAGACTGATCAATTTATTCTTTCCATTTAAATGCATCGTCAAGATATCACTAGCAGGCACGGGATAAATAATTAGGGCATCAGGATCTAAAGTAGGTTCTTCGTTTTTAGTAAATCGCAAGTAAGCCACTTGATCTTGTAATTTTAAAATTCTTCCTTCTTCGTTGATAGATTGAATATTTTTAAAGAAAAATGGAATTTTATCATCTTCTCGGCGGAATCCTCCAAGATCATCCTCAACTATAAAAGTTATTAATTCCACACCACCTTTACCACTTACTTTTTTACCATTTTGCCCTACCAAAACCACTTTCCAATCTGCCATCCCATGGTTTTTATACATATGGAGTAAAGTCGCATTTTGCGCCGCCCAACCATTATCATAAAATCCAACTTCAAGTGTATTTTCGTCAACGACATCCACATTATAATCCAATTCGTATGAGTACCCCGTCATATTTATGGCAGGGTATGCATCATCACCTAATTGAACTTCAATGATGGCGAGATCTCCAATACCTATGTTTGGTGTAAGTACTTCTAGATTAAAGGAAAATCGCCCCGGTCATATACTGGTTTGGGAACCAGAGAATGTTGTTTTCTATAGAAATTTGAAATATAAAGGGTATCATTAATATTGATCACTCCATTGCCATCTGTATCGGCATGTTTTAAATTTGCAAAACCATTGCTAAATTGATCATCCCAATCATTGGAACGAAGTGCTCTAAAATTTGAAGTGGATTGATAAGTTCGGCTGCTTCCATCATTTCCGAGATGGTATGCGACTTCGAGCAGGTCCAGCATAGTGACCTCCCCATCGAGATTGACATCGCCCGGCCAAACACAGTCGCCTGCACAATGCTTAGCGCAGTTTTTACTCTCGTCGTAAATTTCAACTTCGCACGCTGCTTCTATGCATTCATTGGTCGAGGAAATGCAATATTCAACAGTAAAATTCCTAAAACCGGCATAATCTTTAGGAGTATGGAAAACCAAAAGATTAAAACCCATGACAGTATCTTTACAACCCTTGTAATCCAGGTAAATAGTGTCATACCCAGGATAAAAACGAACGCTATCATCGGGGGAACTGAAGTCATATGCATCTATCGGAATATGATAACTGATGACCAAAGGAACGTTTTTGGGTGTAGCAAATTTGTACATCGCCCTGTTATCAGGTTCCCAGTTGCCTATAAATAATTTGACTATTCCGTATTCACAATTTCCTTGTGGACAAACTTTGTAAGTAAAATCCTGAACACCTTCGTATCCTGCCTCTGGAGTGTATGTAAAATTACCCAAATTGTCGAGTTGGGTAATTGAGCCTCTCGATGGCGTTTGATCTAGTAGAAATGCATACTTTTTAACAATATCGTTATCGGCAACATTGAAGCTAATACTAGAATCTTTTGGCAAGAAAAAATAGTCGTTGACCACAATTTTATTTGGTGCTTTCATAGGATATACTTCCATGAAAACTGACCTATAGATACCATTGCTTACAACGATGAACGTATCCTTACCTGTAAAAGAACTGGTAGGTTTATAAATTACACTATAGTCTGTATTGTATTCCAGGGTTCCATTCTGAGGAGCATCGTATGTAGTATACCCTGCTTGCGGCAATGGTATCGAGATTGGATTTGCTTTAGGTGTGCCCCGATGCAAGGTGTCATTAGTCAAATTTGCGAGGTCTACTACATTAATGACCATATTTGCATCCTTACATAAACCCAGTGTATCGCAAACGGTATAGTTGATGTGAGCTACTCCTATAAAATCTGTAGCAGGCCTGAATCGTATGGTCGTGCTGTTCTGCTTGGATGCGATGACATTGTTCTGAGCTGACAGATTATCAATATTAAGGTAGATATGGGAGCCCAGAGAAGAACTATCATTTACCAAGGGTTGTACATCAGTATCGCCACTGTTCATATCGACCAGATAAATATCGGGTCTAGTAATCAAATTCGATTTTAAGACTTCGAAAACGAAACTTATATATTTGTATTTTCCGTAAAAGTCCTTGTATTCGTATGTGGCTGTATCTTTTCCTATGAATCCCGGAGTAGGTGTATATTCAACCTGTGGATCATATTTACTACCTGCCAGCACCAGTTCGCCGTTAGCAGTTGAATCAATGATAAGTTTATTGGCCTGATAAGTATTTGGATAGTAGGTTATTTCATTATCTTTCAACAGTTTAAATACCAAATAAGGCCCATTAATTTCCTGAGCGGATAAGCCTATTGATAATAACAGACTAAGAACAATAAGGGTGTAAGTCCTGTTTGTTTTCATAACCAGCGATACAAAAGTAAGCATTTACACCACATTTGCAAGAAATATATTCATATTTTTTTCATTTATATAAGCTTAATTTTTAATGTATTATTCACGCAATTGACATTCAGTAATATATATATATATCTTTCTCATAATATGATATGAATTTATACTTAAAACAAGGACTAAAAAGTTGTCTTGAAATTGCCCTTTGTCTAAGTTCCACTTTAGGCACTAAAATCGCAGTTGTAAAAATAAATTTTTGCCTATCTTTCAGCAGCTATGACGGACTCGAAATTTTATCGCTTTCTTCAGGAACTCCAACTTAAGGAACTTAAACGTTTTCGCAAATACTTGGAATCGCCTTATTTTAATTCCCATCCAAAAATTTTAAGACTGTTTGAAATATTTGAAAAGGAATATACTAGCCCAAAATAAGCCAGAGTTATATAAAGAATTAATCTGGAAGGATTTTACCCAGATGAGGTTTTCGATTATGA
The genomic region above belongs to Saprospiraceae bacterium and contains:
- a CDS encoding response regulator transcription factor; amino-acid sequence: MIRTLIIDDEPLAVEILETYVKQIPELQLHGKCYNAIDANRLIQTEAVDLIFADIQMPQMTGIELMRSLANPPLVIFTTAYPEFAVEGFELNAVDYLLKPIAFDRFLKSVNKAMSKLGSLEKKNDKDLERQDFIFVKADKKLVKLQYDEILFIEGLKDYVIIYTDNSRIVTLQTMKSLEEKLPEQFFVRVHRSYIVNLEKINSIHSDDIEMIVKGQAKQIPIGNNYADHFNKIISKKRI
- a CDS encoding T9SS type A sorting domain-containing protein, with the translated sequence MTGYSYELDYNVDVVDENTLEVGFYDNGWAAQNATLLHMYKNHGMADWKVVLVGQNGKKVSGKGGVELITFIVEDDLGGFRREDDKIPFFFKNIQSINEEGRILKLQDQVAYLRFTKNEEPTLDPDALIIYPVPASDILTMHLNGKNKLISLALYSLSGNVIKLIENPDAKHNQIELDGIQNGLYLLKAETILGPITKKVEIIR